One Chryseobacterium sp. StRB126 genomic region harbors:
- a CDS encoding zinc metalloprotease has translation MKKLLFGALMLSLMTACNNDNVTNQNETPAEDPTLTSGLVQRGCASEEIRQEALKNNPELKQRFADLEINTENFAKNIKFGKVLADGSVEIPVVVNVIYKTTAENVSDSRIAEQIAVLNADYSGTNSDASKIPSEFTSVSSGDTKVKFRLVNTVRKSTSKTSWSTNDDMKKASKGGIDATSPTNYLNIWVVGKMTSQGRTILGYATFPESAGLWNDGVVIGAPYFGKTGASSPFNLGRTATHEVGHYLNLRHIWGDANCGNDLVSDTPTQTTANYGKPTYPLYNTCSGVQRSVMFMNYMDYVDDGAMFMFSAGQKTRIQSVVAASGARSGLRVY, from the coding sequence ATGAAAAAACTACTTTTTGGAGCTCTTATGCTCAGCCTAATGACTGCATGTAACAATGATAATGTTACCAACCAAAATGAAACTCCAGCTGAAGATCCAACACTGACTTCCGGATTAGTACAAAGAGGATGTGCTTCTGAAGAAATAAGACAGGAGGCCTTGAAAAACAATCCTGAACTCAAACAAAGATTTGCTGATTTGGAAATCAACACAGAAAACTTTGCTAAGAATATTAAATTTGGAAAAGTTCTTGCTGACGGTAGCGTAGAAATCCCTGTAGTTGTAAATGTAATCTATAAAACCACTGCAGAAAACGTTTCTGATTCAAGAATAGCTGAACAAATTGCAGTATTAAATGCTGATTATTCAGGTACAAACAGTGATGCCAGTAAAATCCCTTCTGAATTCACATCGGTGAGTTCAGGTGATACAAAAGTAAAATTTAGACTGGTAAATACGGTTAGAAAATCTACTTCCAAGACAAGTTGGTCCACCAATGATGATATGAAAAAAGCGTCTAAAGGAGGTATTGACGCAACTAGCCCTACCAATTATTTAAATATCTGGGTAGTAGGAAAAATGACAAGCCAGGGTCGTACCATTCTTGGATATGCTACATTCCCAGAATCTGCAGGATTATGGAATGACGGTGTTGTCATTGGAGCGCCTTATTTTGGTAAAACAGGAGCTTCTTCACCATTCAATCTTGGAAGAACAGCAACGCACGAGGTAGGACACTACTTAAATCTAAGACATATCTGGGGAGATGCTAATTGCGGAAATGACCTTGTAAGTGACACTCCTACACAGACAACAGCCAATTATGGAAAACCTACATACCCTTTATACAATACATGTAGCGGAGTACAAAGATCTGTAATGTTCATGAACTATATGGATTATGTAGATGACGGAGCTATGTT
- a CDS encoding response regulator transcription factor encodes MKKTIVIVDDHILIAKALEGIIGNFSEFEVTYVCESGKDLIQKFEEGNIIPDIILMDVSMPIMDGFETAAWVTKNHPDIKVMALSMQGDDNSVIKMIKNGAKGYLLKNTHPKDLETALTRLNTDGFFYPEWASKIIFSNLNKNDIETTVKISEREKEFLKYTVTELSYKEIADRMCCSPRTVESYRDQLCEKLDLKTRVGLAVFAIKNGFAN; translated from the coding sequence ATGAAAAAAACAATTGTAATTGTTGACGATCATATACTTATTGCTAAAGCCCTAGAAGGGATTATTGGTAACTTCAGTGAGTTTGAAGTGACCTACGTCTGCGAAAGCGGCAAAGATCTGATTCAAAAATTTGAAGAAGGAAATATCATTCCAGATATTATTCTTATGGATGTCAGTATGCCGATTATGGATGGTTTTGAAACGGCAGCCTGGGTCACCAAAAATCATCCGGACATCAAAGTAATGGCGCTCAGCATGCAGGGTGATGATAACAGTGTCATTAAAATGATTAAAAATGGAGCAAAAGGATATCTTTTAAAAAACACCCACCCAAAAGATCTGGAAACAGCGCTTACCAGATTAAATACAGATGGTTTCTTTTATCCTGAATGGGCCTCAAAGATTATATTCTCCAATCTCAATAAAAATGATATTGAAACTACTGTAAAAATCTCTGAACGGGAAAAAGAATTTCTCAAATACACCGTAACTGAACTGAGTTATAAAGAAATTGCAGACAGAATGTGCTGCAGCCCCAGAACAGTGGAGAGCTACCGTGACCAGTTATGTGAAAAACTGGATTTAAAAACCCGTGTAGGCCTGGCTGTTTTCGCAATTAAAAATGGTTTTGCAAATTAA